Proteins found in one Planococcus citri chromosome 2, ihPlaCitr1.1, whole genome shotgun sequence genomic segment:
- the LOC135834654 gene encoding uncharacterized protein LOC135834654 isoform X3, with amino-acid sequence MVKVKEFCCGCSLRSGTYIAAWGLLVWSFYLCISAVYYFMFIQRWTTKTSSWLPYLLAYEVTRTTIGMTVSLIAIWALQKNKCKFLSGLLWYLCYSITFTILQEILVIFALEVERSLSGLNPLASFYFGYGSSEDVALIFLIYLFGIGAASYFALIVKSYRDYSLRNEARNVQYVGPDATTIGYIRS; translated from the exons ATGGTGAAGGTGAAAGAATTCTGTTGCGGGTGCTCTCTCCGAAGTGGAACGTATATTGCAGCATGGGGTTTACTA GTATGGAGTTTCTATCTATGTATATCGGCTGTGTATTATTTTATGTTCATTCAACGTTGGACTACCAAAACAA gttCTTGGTTACCATATTTACTTGCCTATGAAGTCACAAGGACCACTATTGGAATGACAGTTTCCCTAATAGCGATATGGGCACTTCAAAAG aacaaatgcaaatttttaagCGGTCTTTTATGGTACCTATGTTACTCCATAACTTTTACAATACTTCAGGAGATATTGGTAATATTCGCGTTGGAGGTAGAAAGAAGTTTATCGGGGTTAAATCCGTTGGCTAGTTTCTATTTTGGGTATGGGAGTAGTGAAGACGTCGCATTGATTttcttgatttatttatttggaATAG GAGCTGCATCTTATTTTGCGTTGATTGTGAAATCCTACCGAGATTATTCGTTAAGAAATGAAGCTCGCAATGTTCAATATGTCGGCCCGGATGCAACAACTATTGGGTATATAAGATCATAG
- the LOC135834654 gene encoding uncharacterized protein LOC135834654 isoform X2, which produces MVKVKEFCCGCSLRSGTYIAAWGLLVPKLNHCLFTQVWSFYLCISAVYYFMFIQRWTTKTSSWLPYLLAYEVTRTTIGMTVSLIAIWALQKNKCKFLSGLLWYLCYSITFTILQEILVIFALEVERSLSGLNPLASFYFGYGSSEDVALIFLIYLFGIGAASYFALIVKSYRDYSLRNEARNVQYVGPDATTIGYIRS; this is translated from the exons ATGGTGAAGGTGAAAGAATTCTGTTGCGGGTGCTCTCTCCGAAGTGGAACGTATATTGCAGCATGGGGTTTACTA gtacctaaattgaaTCACTGTTTGTTTACACAGGTATGGAGTTTCTATCTATGTATATCGGCTGTGTATTATTTTATGTTCATTCAACGTTGGACTACCAAAACAA gttCTTGGTTACCATATTTACTTGCCTATGAAGTCACAAGGACCACTATTGGAATGACAGTTTCCCTAATAGCGATATGGGCACTTCAAAAG aacaaatgcaaatttttaagCGGTCTTTTATGGTACCTATGTTACTCCATAACTTTTACAATACTTCAGGAGATATTGGTAATATTCGCGTTGGAGGTAGAAAGAAGTTTATCGGGGTTAAATCCGTTGGCTAGTTTCTATTTTGGGTATGGGAGTAGTGAAGACGTCGCATTGATTttcttgatttatttatttggaATAG GAGCTGCATCTTATTTTGCGTTGATTGTGAAATCCTACCGAGATTATTCGTTAAGAAATGAAGCTCGCAATGTTCAATATGTCGGCCCGGATGCAACAACTATTGGGTATATAAGATCATAG
- the LOC135834654 gene encoding uncharacterized protein LOC135834654 isoform X4 translates to MVKVKEFCCGCSLRSGTYIAAWGLLVPKLNHCLFTQVWSFYLCISAVYYFMFIQRWTTKTSSWLPYLLAYEVTRTTIGMTVSLIAIWALQKEILVIFALEVERSLSGLNPLASFYFGYGSSEDVALIFLIYLFGIGAASYFALIVKSYRDYSLRNEARNVQYVGPDATTIGYIRS, encoded by the exons ATGGTGAAGGTGAAAGAATTCTGTTGCGGGTGCTCTCTCCGAAGTGGAACGTATATTGCAGCATGGGGTTTACTA gtacctaaattgaaTCACTGTTTGTTTACACAGGTATGGAGTTTCTATCTATGTATATCGGCTGTGTATTATTTTATGTTCATTCAACGTTGGACTACCAAAACAA gttCTTGGTTACCATATTTACTTGCCTATGAAGTCACAAGGACCACTATTGGAATGACAGTTTCCCTAATAGCGATATGGGCACTTCAAAAG GAGATATTGGTAATATTCGCGTTGGAGGTAGAAAGAAGTTTATCGGGGTTAAATCCGTTGGCTAGTTTCTATTTTGGGTATGGGAGTAGTGAAGACGTCGCATTGATTttcttgatttatttatttggaATAG GAGCTGCATCTTATTTTGCGTTGATTGTGAAATCCTACCGAGATTATTCGTTAAGAAATGAAGCTCGCAATGTTCAATATGTCGGCCCGGATGCAACAACTATTGGGTATATAAGATCATAG
- the LOC135834654 gene encoding uncharacterized protein LOC135834654 isoform X1, translating to MVKVREFCCGFTLRTGTLIISWSLLVYNCILLPATAQLYFYVFRLSRKDFMIEYGGYRFDVAEPPSPYIFAFNILAIVVGIGVSILAIWALQKNEAKFLNGLFWYLCCSVIFTAFSEVLNFIDPLLEESFNGANPITYIIQFHREDTEYIAFLSLAYLFQMGILSYFALVVKSCRDYALMNDTRNVKFVGPDATSVGYIAA from the exons ATGGTGAAAGTGAGAGAATTCTGTTGCGGATTTACACTTCGGACTGGAACACTTATTATTTCATGGAGTTTACTG GTATATAATTGCATACTTTTACCAGCAACTGCGCAactttatttttacgtttttcgcTTAAGCAGGAAGGATTTCATGATTGAATACGGCGGTTATAGGTTTGATGTAG CTGAACCTCCTTCCCCGTATATTTTTGCATTCAATATACTAGCAATAGTTGTTGGAATAGGAGTTTCTATTCTAGCGATATGGGCTCTTCAAAAG AATGAAGCGAAGTTTTTGAACGGGCTTTTTTGGTATCTTTGTTGCTCCGTGATATTTACCGCATTTAGTGAAGTACTGAATTTCATTGACCCTCTCTTGGAAGAAAGTTTTAATGGAGCTAATCCGATCACTTATATTATTCAGTTCCACCGCGAAGATACGGAATATATTGCGTTTCTTTCCTTAGCGTATCTGTTTCaaatgg gtattCTATCATACTTTGCGTTGGTAGTTAAAAGTTGTCGAGATTATGCACTAATGAATGATACTCGAAATGTCAAATTTGTAGGCCCAGATGCAACATCTGTTGGTTACATAGCTGCCTAA